The Serratia rhizosphaerae genome has a segment encoding these proteins:
- the folE gene encoding GTP cyclohydrolase I FolE → MTTLSKEAALVHAALEARGLETPLRGEMLDRETRKRRIQEHMTEIMQLLNLDLTDDSLAETPHRIAKMYVDEIFSGLDYANFPKITVIENKMKVDEMVTVRDITLTSTCEHHFVTIDGKATVAYIPKDGVIGLSKINRIVQFFAQRPQVQERLTQQILIALQTLLGTNNVAVSIDAVHYCVKARGIRDATSATTTTSLGGLFKSSQNTRQEFLRAVRHHQ, encoded by the coding sequence ATGACGACACTCAGTAAAGAAGCGGCTCTGGTACACGCAGCGCTGGAGGCTCGCGGCCTGGAAACCCCGCTGCGCGGTGAAATGCTGGATCGCGAAACGCGTAAACGGCGTATTCAGGAGCACATGACGGAAATCATGCAGCTGCTGAATCTCGATCTGACCGATGACAGCCTGGCGGAAACCCCGCATCGCATCGCCAAGATGTATGTCGATGAGATCTTTTCCGGTCTGGATTATGCCAATTTCCCGAAGATCACCGTCATTGAAAACAAAATGAAGGTAGATGAAATGGTGACGGTGCGTGATATCACCCTGACCAGCACCTGCGAACACCATTTTGTCACCATCGACGGTAAGGCCACCGTGGCCTATATCCCGAAAGACGGGGTGATCGGCCTGTCCAAGATCAACCGTATCGTCCAGTTCTTCGCCCAGCGTCCGCAGGTGCAGGAGCGTCTGACCCAGCAGATCCTGATCGCGCTGCAAACGCTGCTTGGCACCAACAACGTGGCGGTGTCCATTGACGCGGTGCACTACTGCGTGAAGGCGCGCGGCATCCGTGACGCCACCAGCGCCACCACCACCACGTCACTGGGCGGGCTGTTCAAGTCCAGCCAGAACACGCGTCAGGAGTTCCTGCGCGCGGTGCGTCACCACCAGTAA
- a CDS encoding YbfB/YjiJ family MFS transporter — protein MALKIALSGFIALIVAMGIGRFAFTPQVPLMIVEHQLTLTSAGLVAALNYLGYLCGAYDAMRASRHVERRLWLGVWGAVALTLLSAWAEGAVWHGALRFVIGWASGWAMVLVAAWTNERLAHYGRPALSAAVFAGPGAGIFISGMLAVAIHSLALSAAQAWLLYGVAALMLVGAISFSLPRAGELQRAEAAAEPLRLTPALKRLVWSYSLAGFGYILPATFLSQMAAARFPGSLFAQFVWPIFGGAAVLGIIIGILTRHRLTTQSRLALTLWVQALGVLCAEALPGVSGLLLGALLTGGGFLSVVQLSIQHGRELAPNHARYMAGLLTTGYAVGQLAGPMLSALSTALTQSLEPALYVATLGLVVAGLLVIKIPARAARRQLAGE, from the coding sequence ATGGCGCTCAAAATAGCCTTAAGCGGCTTTATCGCTTTAATTGTAGCAATGGGCATCGGCCGCTTCGCGTTTACGCCGCAGGTGCCGCTGATGATTGTCGAACACCAGTTAACGCTGACCAGCGCCGGGCTGGTGGCGGCGCTGAACTATCTGGGTTACCTGTGCGGCGCCTATGACGCGATGCGCGCCAGTCGCCACGTTGAACGCCGCCTGTGGCTGGGCGTGTGGGGCGCGGTGGCGCTGACGCTGCTGTCGGCATGGGCGGAAGGCGCAGTGTGGCACGGCGCGCTGCGTTTTGTTATCGGTTGGGCCAGCGGCTGGGCGATGGTGCTGGTGGCGGCCTGGACCAACGAGCGTCTGGCGCACTACGGCCGCCCGGCGCTGAGTGCGGCGGTCTTCGCCGGCCCCGGCGCGGGAATTTTTATCAGCGGCATGCTGGCGGTGGCCATCCACAGTCTGGCGCTGAGCGCGGCGCAGGCCTGGCTGCTGTACGGCGTGGCGGCTCTGATGCTGGTCGGCGCCATCAGTTTCAGTCTGCCGCGTGCGGGAGAGCTGCAGCGCGCCGAGGCGGCAGCGGAGCCGCTGCGGCTGACGCCGGCGCTGAAACGGCTGGTGTGGAGCTACAGCCTGGCGGGCTTCGGCTATATTCTGCCGGCGACCTTTTTGTCGCAGATGGCCGCCGCGCGCTTTCCCGGCAGCCTGTTCGCCCAGTTCGTCTGGCCGATTTTCGGCGGCGCGGCGGTGCTGGGGATTATCATCGGCATCCTGACCCGCCATCGGCTGACCACCCAGAGCCGGCTGGCGCTGACGCTGTGGGTGCAGGCGCTGGGCGTACTGTGCGCCGAAGCGCTGCCGGGCGTCAGCGGGCTGCTGTTGGGGGCACTGTTAACCGGCGGCGGTTTCCTCAGCGTGGTGCAGCTGTCGATTCAGCACGGCCGCGAGCTGGCGCCGAACCATGCCCGCTATATGGCCGGGCTGCTGACCACCGGCTACGCCGTCGGCCAACTGGCTGGGCCGATGCTGTCCGCGCTTTCCACCGCGCTGACCCAGAGCCTGGAGCCGGCGTTGTATGTGGCGACGCTGGGGCTGGTGGTGGCCGGGCTGCTGGTGATCAAAATCCCCGCACGCGCCGCGCGACGCCAGCTGGCGGGGGAGTGA
- the ptrR gene encoding putrescine utilization regulator PtrR — MDLTQLRMFCSVAETGSVARAAELLHRVPSNLTTRLRQLEQELGTDLFIREKQRLRLSPMGHNFLCYANRILALSEEALSITHAGEPAGTFALGSMESTAATRLPTLLAAYHQRYPQVSLSLVTDTSGEITERVRAGTLAAALVDGPLQHDELNGCIAFAEHMVVISSLDHADIHSAQDARGETLFAFRPSCSYRLRLEAWYKRDGVQPGQVMEIQSYHAMLACVASGAGLAMIPHSVLTLLPGHERVKVHTLPDDIAETATWLLWRRDAFSPNVRALKQLIIELAEMPQTQHEPA, encoded by the coding sequence ATGGATCTGACCCAGCTTCGTATGTTTTGCAGCGTCGCCGAAACCGGCTCTGTCGCCCGCGCGGCCGAACTGCTGCACCGGGTGCCGTCGAACCTGACCACCCGCCTGCGCCAGCTTGAACAGGAGCTGGGCACCGATCTGTTTATCCGTGAGAAACAGCGCCTGCGGCTGTCGCCGATGGGGCACAACTTTCTGTGTTACGCCAACCGTATTCTGGCGCTGAGCGAAGAAGCGCTGAGCATCACCCACGCCGGCGAACCGGCGGGCACCTTTGCCCTCGGCTCAATGGAAAGCACCGCCGCCACCCGTCTGCCCACCCTGCTGGCCGCTTACCACCAGCGCTATCCCCAGGTTTCCCTGTCGCTGGTCACCGACACCTCCGGGGAGATTACCGAGCGCGTACGCGCCGGCACCCTGGCGGCGGCGCTGGTGGACGGCCCGCTGCAGCATGACGAACTCAACGGCTGCATCGCCTTCGCCGAACATATGGTGGTGATTTCCAGCCTTGACCATGCCGATATCCACAGCGCGCAGGACGCGCGCGGAGAGACGCTGTTCGCCTTCCGCCCCAGCTGCTCCTACCGGCTGCGGTTGGAAGCCTGGTACAAACGCGATGGCGTGCAGCCCGGTCAGGTGATGGAGATCCAGTCCTACCACGCGATGCTGGCCTGCGTGGCCAGCGGCGCCGGGCTGGCGATGATCCCGCATTCGGTGCTCACCCTGCTGCCCGGCCATGAGCGGGTGAAGGTGCACACGCTGCCTGATGATATCGCCGAGACCGCCACCTGGCTGCTGTGGCGGCGCGACGCCTTCAGCCCCAACGTGCGCGCGCTGAAACAACTGATTATTGAACTGGCTGAAATGCCGCAAACACAACATGAACCTGCCTAA
- the gsiC gene encoding glutathione ABC transporter permease GsiC, with protein MLNYFIKRLLGLIPTLLIVAVLVFLFVHLLPGDPARLAAGPDADEAVVQLVRQDLGLDKPLPQQFAHFFINALQGDFGHSMVSKRPVSEEIATRFMPTFWLTVASMAWAVIFGMAIGVASAVWRNRWPDRLGMTLAVSGISFPAFALGMLLMQIFSVDLGWLPTVGADSWRHYILPSITLGAAVAAVMARFTRASFVEVMQEDYMRTARAKGVRESRVVIKHGLRNAMIPVVTMMGLQFGFLLGGSIVVEKVFNWPGLGRLLVDSVEMRDYPVIQAEVLLFSLEFILINLLVDMLYAAINPAIRYQ; from the coding sequence ATGCTGAATTATTTTATTAAACGACTGTTGGGGCTGATCCCGACGCTGCTGATCGTCGCGGTGCTGGTCTTTCTGTTCGTGCATCTGCTGCCGGGCGATCCGGCGCGGCTGGCGGCCGGCCCGGACGCCGACGAGGCGGTGGTGCAGCTGGTGCGTCAGGATCTGGGGCTGGACAAGCCGTTGCCGCAGCAGTTCGCGCACTTTTTTATCAACGCGCTGCAGGGCGACTTCGGCCATTCGATGGTGTCGAAACGGCCGGTGAGCGAAGAGATCGCCACGCGCTTTATGCCGACCTTCTGGCTGACCGTCGCCAGTATGGCGTGGGCGGTGATCTTCGGCATGGCGATCGGCGTGGCGTCCGCCGTCTGGCGCAACCGCTGGCCGGATCGTCTGGGCATGACGCTGGCGGTGTCCGGCATCTCTTTTCCGGCGTTCGCGCTCGGCATGCTGCTGATGCAGATCTTTTCCGTCGATCTGGGCTGGCTGCCGACGGTGGGCGCCGACAGCTGGCGGCACTATATTCTGCCGTCGATCACGCTGGGGGCGGCGGTGGCCGCGGTGATGGCGCGCTTTACCCGCGCGTCGTTCGTTGAGGTGATGCAGGAAGACTATATGCGCACCGCGCGCGCCAAAGGGGTGCGTGAAAGCCGGGTAGTGATTAAACACGGGCTGCGCAACGCGATGATCCCGGTGGTGACCATGATGGGGCTGCAGTTTGGTTTTCTGCTGGGCGGTTCGATCGTGGTGGAAAAGGTCTTCAACTGGCCCGGTTTGGGGCGGTTGCTGGTGGATTCGGTGGAGATGCGCGACTACCCGGTGATTCAGGCCGAGGTGCTGCTGTTCTCGCTGGAGTTTATTTTGATTAACCTGTTGGTGGACATGCTGTATGCGGCGATTAACCCGGCGATACGTTACCAGTGA
- a CDS encoding S-(hydroxymethyl)glutathione dehydrogenase/class III alcohol dehydrogenase → MEMIKTRAAVAWGPNQPLKIEEVDLMPPQKGEVLVRIVASGVCHTDAYTLSGKDPEGVFPAILGHEGGGVVEAVGEGVTSVAVGDHVIPLYTPECGECKFCKSGKTNLCQAIRTTQGKGLMPDGTTRFFKDGQPIFHYMGTSTFSEYTVVPEISLAKISKEAPLEEVCLLGCGVTTGMGAVINTANVQPGDTVAIFGLGGIGLSAIIGAQMAGAGRIIGIDINTSKFDLARKLGATDLINPQDYDKPIQEVIVELTDGGVDFSFECIGNVNVMRSALECCHKGWGESVIIGVAGAGEEIATRPFQLVTGRVWRGSAFGGVKGRSQLPGIVQRYLDGEFALNDFITHTMPLEQINDAFDLMHEGKSIRSVVHFAKR, encoded by the coding sequence ATGGAGATGATCAAAACCCGCGCGGCCGTAGCCTGGGGCCCCAACCAACCGCTGAAGATCGAAGAAGTCGATCTGATGCCGCCGCAAAAAGGCGAGGTGCTGGTGCGGATCGTCGCCAGCGGCGTCTGTCATACCGACGCCTATACGCTGTCCGGCAAAGATCCGGAAGGCGTCTTCCCGGCGATCCTCGGCCATGAGGGCGGCGGCGTGGTCGAGGCGGTCGGCGAAGGCGTCACCAGCGTCGCCGTCGGCGATCACGTGATTCCGCTCTACACGCCGGAATGCGGCGAGTGTAAGTTCTGTAAATCCGGCAAGACCAACCTGTGCCAGGCGATCCGCACCACCCAGGGCAAGGGCCTGATGCCGGACGGCACCACCCGCTTCTTTAAAGACGGCCAGCCGATCTTCCACTATATGGGCACCTCCACCTTCTCCGAGTACACCGTAGTGCCGGAAATCTCACTGGCGAAAATCAGCAAAGAAGCGCCGCTGGAAGAAGTGTGCCTGCTGGGCTGCGGCGTCACCACCGGTATGGGCGCGGTCATCAACACCGCCAACGTTCAGCCGGGTGATACGGTCGCCATTTTCGGCCTCGGCGGCATCGGCCTGTCGGCGATTATCGGCGCGCAGATGGCCGGCGCCGGCCGCATTATCGGCATCGACATCAACACCAGCAAATTCGATCTGGCGCGCAAGCTGGGCGCCACCGATCTGATCAACCCGCAGGATTATGACAAGCCGATTCAAGAAGTGATCGTCGAGCTGACCGACGGCGGCGTGGACTTCTCCTTTGAGTGCATCGGCAACGTTAACGTGATGCGTTCCGCACTGGAGTGCTGCCACAAAGGCTGGGGCGAATCGGTGATTATCGGCGTGGCCGGCGCCGGTGAAGAGATCGCCACCCGTCCCTTCCAGCTGGTGACCGGGCGCGTCTGGCGCGGCTCTGCATTCGGCGGCGTCAAAGGCCGTTCGCAGCTGCCGGGCATCGTGCAGCGCTACCTGGACGGCGAATTTGCACTGAACGACTTTATCACCCACACCATGCCGCTGGAGCAGATTAACGACGCCTTCGATCTGATGCACGAAGGCAAATCGATCCGTTCCGTGGTGCATTTCGCTAAGCGCTGA
- a CDS encoding TAXI family TRAP transporter solute-binding subunit, with protein sequence MKNRKIKLLLFAFAAVAVAVLAVVGKIENENKTFLSVATASTGGTYYPMGVGLANVWSTRLKPDGIQVTGQSSAGSIENIDLLQKDEAQLAILQSLLAVEAYQGVGNFAGRAYGDLRSISMLWPNVEHFVMLESKVKDGTLNDIAGSRFSVGPQASGTEQSTLVILRGVNMSKKNISPEYLGYGDTVSAMRDGRLDGGALPAGVPAAAVTDMYASGVPSRILEVTDEQMASINAVANAWFRFVIAADTYPRQTKAVATIAQPNILVTTRGIDDKIVYDLTKAMFENLPEVHQVHSAAKNISLENALKGVSVPLHLGAYTYFREAGVNVPAELIPPEARADRATEAL encoded by the coding sequence ATGAAAAATAGAAAAATCAAACTGTTGCTGTTCGCCTTTGCGGCCGTTGCCGTGGCGGTACTGGCGGTCGTCGGCAAAATAGAGAATGAAAACAAGACATTCCTGTCCGTAGCGACCGCCTCAACCGGGGGAACGTATTACCCGATGGGGGTCGGTCTGGCTAATGTCTGGAGCACCCGGCTGAAGCCGGATGGTATTCAGGTGACCGGGCAGTCTTCCGCCGGCTCGATCGAGAATATCGATCTGCTGCAGAAGGATGAGGCCCAACTGGCCATTTTGCAGAGCCTGCTGGCGGTTGAGGCCTATCAGGGCGTGGGGAACTTTGCCGGGCGCGCCTACGGCGACCTGCGCTCTATCTCCATGCTGTGGCCCAACGTCGAGCATTTTGTGATGCTGGAAAGTAAGGTCAAGGACGGCACGCTGAACGACATCGCCGGCAGCCGTTTCTCGGTGGGGCCGCAGGCCAGCGGCACGGAGCAGTCGACGCTGGTTATCCTGCGCGGCGTCAACATGAGCAAGAAAAACATTTCGCCGGAATACCTGGGCTATGGCGACACCGTCTCGGCGATGCGCGATGGGCGGCTTGACGGCGGCGCGCTGCCTGCCGGCGTGCCTGCCGCCGCGGTGACCGATATGTACGCCAGCGGCGTGCCCTCGCGCATTCTGGAAGTGACCGATGAGCAGATGGCCAGCATTAACGCCGTCGCCAACGCCTGGTTCCGCTTCGTGATTGCGGCGGATACCTACCCGCGGCAAACCAAGGCGGTGGCGACCATCGCGCAGCCTAATATTCTGGTCACCACGCGCGGCATTGATGACAAGATTGTCTATGACCTGACCAAGGCGATGTTTGAGAACCTGCCGGAAGTGCATCAGGTGCACAGCGCGGCCAAAAACATCTCGCTGGAAAATGCCCTGAAAGGGGTGTCGGTGCCTCTGCATCTGGGGGCGTACACCTATTTCCGTGAAGCCGGGGTTAATGTCCCCGCCGAGCTTATTCCACCAGAAGCGCGCGCCGATCGCGCTACGGAGGCGCTATGA
- the fghA gene encoding S-formylglutathione hydrolase, with amino-acid sequence MTTSLELLEEHRMFGGWQQRYRHTAQTLNCPMTFSIYLPPPRDDNPPPVLYWLSGLTCNDENFTLKAGAQRIAAELGLVLVMADTSPRGDDVPDDEGYDLGQGAGFYLNATQAPWDRHFRMYDYISEELPALIRQHFSISDRQSIFGHSMGGHGALIMALRNPQRYRSASAFAPIVNPCQVPWGRRAFRAYLGDDESQWLQYDSCHLLASGAEKLPVLVDQGDDDQFLADQLQPAKLAELARQRDWPLTLRIQPGYDHSYFTIATFIEDHLRFHAEHLFR; translated from the coding sequence ATGACGACGTCACTCGAACTGCTTGAAGAACACCGAATGTTCGGCGGCTGGCAGCAACGCTACCGTCATACGGCGCAGACCCTGAACTGCCCGATGACCTTCAGCATCTACCTGCCGCCGCCGCGTGATGACAACCCGCCGCCGGTGCTGTACTGGCTGTCGGGGCTGACCTGCAACGACGAGAACTTCACCCTGAAAGCCGGCGCGCAGCGCATCGCCGCCGAGCTGGGGCTGGTGCTGGTGATGGCCGATACCAGCCCGCGCGGCGACGACGTGCCGGACGACGAAGGCTACGACCTCGGCCAGGGCGCCGGGTTCTACCTCAACGCCACCCAGGCGCCGTGGGATCGTCACTTCCGCATGTATGACTACATCAGCGAGGAGCTGCCGGCGCTGATCCGTCAGCACTTCAGCATCAGCGATCGCCAGTCGATCTTCGGCCACTCGATGGGCGGCCACGGCGCGCTGATTATGGCGCTGCGCAACCCGCAGCGTTACCGCTCCGCCTCGGCGTTTGCGCCGATCGTCAACCCTTGTCAGGTGCCGTGGGGGCGTCGCGCCTTCCGCGCCTATCTGGGCGATGACGAAAGCCAGTGGCTGCAATACGACAGCTGCCACCTGCTGGCTAGCGGTGCGGAAAAGCTGCCGGTGCTGGTCGATCAGGGAGACGACGATCAGTTCCTGGCGGATCAGCTGCAGCCGGCCAAGCTGGCCGAACTGGCGCGCCAGCGCGACTGGCCGCTGACGCTGCGCATCCAGCCGGGCTACGATCACAGCTACTTCACCATCGCCACCTTTATCGAAGACCACCTGCGCTTCCACGCCGAACACCTGTTCCGCTGA
- the gsiB gene encoding glutathione ABC transporter substrate-binding protein GsiB, translating into MTQKRSVLAVAVLLAAVGSSPAWAAKDAVIAVASNFTSLDPYDANDTLSQAVAKSFYQGLFGFDKDMKLVNVLADGYQVSDDGLSYTIKLHPGVKFHDGTDFNAEAVKANLDRASNPDSHLKRYNLFKMIDKTEVVDPLTVKIVLKTQFSAFINNLAHPAAAMISPAALKQYGKQIGFHPVGTGPYQFETWNQTDFVKVKKFAGYWKAGQPKLDSITWRPVVDNNTRAAMLQTGEADFAFPIPYEQAKVLEKNAKLNLVVAPSIQQRYISMNVTQKPFDNPKVRQALNYAINKEALIKVAFAGYAAPAQGPLPPTIDFAARYQPWPYDPAKARELLKEAGYPNGFSTTLWSSHNHSTAQKVLQFTQQQLAQVGVKVKVTAMDAGQRAAQVESVGVKDTGVRMFYTGWSASTGEADWALSPLFASQAAPPKQFNTAFYSNPQVDKDLSDALATTDRSKKQQLYKDAQDRIWADAPWIFLATERLLSANSKQLSGFYVMPDTSFSFDDADLK; encoded by the coding sequence ATGACTCAGAAACGTAGTGTATTGGCCGTTGCCGTGCTGCTGGCCGCGGTCGGCAGCAGCCCGGCGTGGGCGGCGAAGGATGCGGTGATCGCCGTGGCGTCCAATTTCACCTCGCTCGACCCTTACGACGCCAACGACACGCTGTCGCAGGCGGTGGCGAAGTCGTTTTATCAGGGGCTGTTCGGTTTTGATAAGGATATGAAGCTGGTCAACGTGCTGGCGGACGGCTATCAGGTCAGCGACGACGGCCTGAGCTATACCATCAAGCTGCATCCGGGGGTGAAGTTCCACGACGGCACTGACTTTAACGCTGAGGCGGTGAAGGCGAACCTGGACCGCGCCAGCAATCCGGACAGCCACCTCAAGCGCTATAACCTGTTTAAGATGATCGACAAGACCGAGGTGGTCGATCCGCTGACGGTGAAGATCGTGCTGAAGACGCAATTCTCGGCGTTTATCAACAACCTGGCGCACCCGGCGGCGGCGATGATCTCGCCGGCGGCGCTGAAGCAGTACGGCAAACAGATCGGTTTCCATCCGGTGGGCACCGGCCCTTACCAGTTTGAAACCTGGAACCAGACCGACTTCGTTAAAGTGAAGAAATTTGCCGGCTACTGGAAGGCGGGGCAGCCGAAGCTGGACAGCATCACCTGGCGTCCGGTGGTGGATAACAACACCCGCGCGGCGATGCTGCAAACCGGCGAGGCCGACTTTGCGTTCCCGATCCCGTACGAGCAGGCCAAGGTGCTGGAGAAAAACGCCAAGCTCAATCTGGTGGTCGCGCCGTCGATCCAGCAGCGTTACATCAGCATGAATGTGACGCAAAAGCCGTTCGATAACCCGAAGGTGCGTCAGGCGCTGAACTATGCCATCAACAAAGAGGCGCTGATCAAGGTGGCCTTTGCCGGCTATGCCGCGCCGGCGCAGGGGCCGCTGCCGCCGACCATCGACTTCGCCGCCCGCTATCAGCCGTGGCCGTATGACCCGGCCAAGGCGCGCGAACTGCTGAAAGAGGCCGGTTACCCGAACGGTTTCAGCACCACGCTGTGGTCATCCCATAACCACAGCACCGCGCAGAAGGTGCTGCAGTTTACCCAGCAGCAGCTGGCGCAGGTGGGCGTGAAGGTGAAGGTCACCGCGATGGACGCCGGCCAGCGTGCGGCGCAGGTGGAGAGCGTCGGGGTGAAGGACACCGGCGTGCGGATGTTCTATACCGGCTGGTCGGCTTCCACCGGCGAGGCGGACTGGGCGCTGTCGCCGCTGTTTGCCAGCCAGGCGGCGCCGCCGAAACAGTTCAACACCGCGTTTTACAGCAATCCGCAGGTGGATAAGGACTTGAGCGATGCGCTGGCGACCACCGACCGCAGCAAAAAGCAGCAACTGTATAAGGACGCGCAGGATCGCATCTGGGCCGACGCGCCGTGGATTTTCCTGGCGACCGAGCGTCTGCTGTCGGCGAACAGCAAGCAGCTGAGCGGGTTCTACGTGATGCCGGACACCTCGTTCAGCTTTGACGACGCCGATCTGAAATAA
- the gsiD gene encoding glutathione ABC transporter permease GsiD, translating to MRMINWRRNAALKAMPQLDPHAVRTPWHEFWRRFRRQRVALLAGLFVLLLVAAALFAPWLAPYDAENYFDYDRLNEGPSLVHWLGVDSLGRDIFSRVLIGARISLAAGVFSVLAGGAIGTVLGLLAGYYEGWWDRIVMRISDVLFAFPGILLAIGVVAVMGSGMTNVIVAVAIFSIPAFARLVRGNTLVLKRLTYIESARSIGASDRTILLRHILPGTLSSIVVYFTMRIGTSIISAASLSFLGLGAQPPTPEWGAMLNEARADMVIAPHVAIFPSLAIFLTVLAFNLLGDGLRDALDPKLKG from the coding sequence ATGCGCATGATTAACTGGCGACGCAATGCCGCGCTCAAGGCGATGCCGCAGCTTGATCCGCACGCGGTGCGCACTCCCTGGCACGAGTTTTGGCGGCGTTTCCGCCGTCAGCGCGTGGCGCTGCTTGCCGGGCTGTTCGTGCTGCTGCTGGTGGCGGCGGCGCTGTTTGCGCCCTGGCTGGCGCCCTATGACGCCGAAAACTATTTCGATTACGACCGGCTGAACGAAGGGCCGTCGCTGGTGCACTGGCTGGGGGTGGATTCGCTGGGGCGCGATATCTTCAGCCGGGTGCTGATCGGCGCCCGCATTTCGCTGGCCGCCGGCGTGTTTTCCGTGCTGGCCGGCGGCGCGATCGGCACCGTGCTGGGGCTGCTGGCCGGCTATTACGAGGGCTGGTGGGACCGCATTGTAATGCGCATCAGCGACGTGCTGTTCGCCTTTCCGGGTATTTTGCTGGCGATCGGCGTGGTGGCGGTGATGGGCAGCGGCATGACCAACGTGATCGTGGCGGTGGCGATTTTCAGCATTCCGGCGTTTGCCCGGCTGGTGCGCGGCAATACGCTGGTGCTGAAGCGGCTGACCTATATCGAGTCGGCGCGCAGTATCGGCGCCTCTGACCGCACCATTTTGCTGCGGCATATTCTGCCCGGCACCCTCTCGTCGATCGTGGTCTATTTCACCATGCGCATCGGCACCTCGATCATTAGCGCCGCCAGCCTGTCGTTTCTCGGGCTGGGCGCGCAGCCGCCGACGCCGGAGTGGGGGGCGATGCTGAATGAGGCGCGCGCCGATATGGTGATCGCGCCGCACGTGGCGATCTTCCCCAGTCTGGCGATTTTTCTGACCGTGCTGGCGTTTAACCTGTTGGGTGACGGCCTGCGCGACGCGCTGGATCCGAAGCTGAAAGGGTAA